From Solanum lycopersicum chromosome 4, SLM_r2.1:
actatttttgtatatatttagaATTAACTTTTATGTATAAATGTCAAACCACATTCAGTTAATTTACGTACGTgtttatttcttcatattttgtaCTCTTATTCAAAATTATAGCTCCGCTTGTGATTATGAAAAGACTAACATGTACACAAATCTTATCAATATCTAATGTTATTTCGGAAACACTCTCGATCCCGTtaaaagttaaacaaataaaaaaataaaagaaatcaactactaatatttttacctttattgaaatctcattaaaaaaaaaaataatctaccTAATAAGTTTTATATGGTGAAATAGCTATGTCTATCTAAAGTCCATTcaccaaatatttttataataaaatgtgcaaatTGGTAGTAAAGATGCATGCATTTATATATGGGTGAATTAGCAGTAGCCGACTCTTGATGAAACGAAGTTAAAGTCGGCGAAACCAATTCAAGTCACAGTCACCCTTGGCAACTTTAGTCTTCAATTgccttacacacacacacacgggGTGCTCTAGAAAGGCATTTTTGTCATCTTTTCCCATAAGTTATTGCCAAATGGACCAACTCAATAGCTTTTTAaacttacaaaattaaaataaactatgcTTCATAATTAGGTTGGAGATAGGTGAGGAAATTATTAAAAGAGGGAAAAATTAGTTCCCCTCTAATTCAATTTTCTTCCCCTATTTTAGTCAACTAAGCAATAaaggagggaaaaaaaaaaaactttcccactgcatctttttttttttttacatctaCACTTTGTCACTTGTTAGTATGAAACAAACTTACAAGAAACTATAGATAAATACCAATTATATCAAGTAAaaagtttatataaaaatacgGAAAAGGTTCGATTAATAAATACCAATTATATCAAGTAAaaagtttatataaaaatacgGAAAAGGTTCGATTATAGTCTCGTTTcacttattatatttaaaattttgacaaatttacccaaaaaaatcacattatttatcatatcatcttttttaattaatatttcgtagtattaaatcttgaaaaattaatagaagagtaataatatttcatagtattaaatcttgaaaaattaaTAGAAGAGTAAGTAATTTATATGAAGGGCAAAACttggagaaaaataattatttctccgtgatatgttaaaagtgatcaataaaaaatatactctGCTTTTACAAAGAatgatctagtttgacttgaaacaGAGTTTACGAAAACaaagaatatttttgatcatgtgattctaattaaagttatgtacaaaattactttttaatcttgtggccttaaacatgtcatgtggaaagttattataaaaaaaagaagatatttttctttttaaaatagattaaaaaggaaaaaaaatgcttatttttttaaagcgcaaagagtaaatatttattttttaaataattaattagtaaaagtAAAGGAAGAAATTCCATTACTAAATGTGTAAAACCCACAAAGGGgagaaaatgattttattatttttaaatataattgaaaaatattttacatgtcaatatgaaatattttaatataaatttaaatttaattgagaCAAGAAGATTGACGAATGAAATACTCACAAATAATAAGAGGACTTTGGATTAAGAAACGCGTGAAGCGTGTTTCTTTGGGGTGTACGTTTTTGTTGTTTTGACACAGTCTATAGTCTTACTAGTCTTTCAGTCTTAGctcactcaaaaaaaaaaaaaaaaaaatctctgtTTCTTAGGTTCCTTCCTCTCCAAGccccacaaaaaaaaattaagtcatTTAAACTTCACTTCCACTTGCcacttacttttattttattttttttccaacgTGCTCCACTCCCTTtaatttccttctttatttttcaattcaatTACTTGGTTAACCATCTTACTCTTCTTTCCCACGCAACTTCCTTATTTCTCCTCCTTTATATATCCCACAAACTCTTCTCTTCTACTCTCAttcacataatatttttttttaacactcTCGATAACTCTGAACGAAcaatttgaattaaattgatATCGAAATGGCTCTTGAAGCTTTGAATTCTCCAACTGGTACTACTTCAAATCCGCAAACGTTTCAATTTGAGAGCAAAGGCCAGCAGCAGCTTCGGTACCTTGAGAATTGGACTAAAGGGAAGAGATCTAAGAGGTCACGGAGTATGGATCGTCAACCGACTGAAGAGGAATATTTGGCGCTTTGTTTGATTATGCTTGCAAGGAGCGATGGCTCTGTTAATCACGTACGGTCTCTACCACCGCCGGTGCCAGTGATGAAAATTCACGAGACGGCGGAGAAGATGTTGTATAGGTGTTCGGTTTGTGGTAAGGGATTCGGATCTTATCAAGCTTTAGGAGGACATAAAGCTAGTCACCGGAAACTCATCGCCGGCGGAGATGATCAGTCGACTACCTCTACTACTACGAACGCTAACGGAACTACAAGCTCCGGTAACGGTAACGGTAACGGTAGTGGAACTGGAAGGACTCACGAGTGTTCGATT
This genomic window contains:
- the CZFP1 gene encoding C2H2-type zinc finger protein, giving the protein MALEALNSPTGTTSNPQTFQFESKGQQQLRYLENWTKGKRSKRSRSMDRQPTEEEYLALCLIMLARSDGSVNHVRSLPPPVPVMKIHETAEKMLYRCSVCGKGFGSYQALGGHKASHRKLIAGGDDQSTTSTTTNANGTTSSGNGNGNGSGTGRTHECSICHKCFPTGQALGGHKRCHYDGGNSNGNGNANANSSISASVGVTSSEGVGSTISHRDFDLNIPALPEFWPGFGSGEDEVESPHPAKKSRLSLPPKFELFQH